Proteins encoded in a region of the Podospora pseudopauciseta strain CBS 411.78 chromosome 6, whole genome shotgun sequence genome:
- a CDS encoding hypothetical protein (BUSCO:EOG09261B6Y; COG:E; EggNog:ENOG503NVIE), whose protein sequence is MSNGVVANGASADQTHTASQRYLSTRGEDSGFSFEEVVLKGLASDGGLYIPEAIPSAENWESWKDLSFTDLAFNIISLFVSPSEIPSEDLKEIINRSYATFRADEVTPLVNLQGEVHLLELFHGPTFAFKDVALQFLGNLFEYFLVRRNEGKTGRDRYHLTVVGATSGDTGSAAIYGLRGKKDVSVFMLHPKGRVSPVQEQQMTTVLDANVHNLAVTGNFDNCQDIVKALFADPEINSTHKLGAVNSINWARILAQTVYYFHAYFSLLRQQPSTFKLGDKVRFAVPSGNFGDILAGYFALRMGLPVDKLVIATNENDILDRFFKTGRYEKKPTYGSKAEGGLEQDGVKAHEDGVKETLSPAMDILVSSNFERLLWFLAYQFASSAGMDDEWNKKQAGQEVSSWLSDLKNKGGFGPVYKDVLEAARKNFESERVSDQETLDTIKALYKEVGYVLDPHTAVGVEAARRTQKRALAEEGAAKHIISLSTAHPAKFASAVELALKEEPEFNFQENVLPPEFVGLDKKEKRVSDVANDWKAVRDVVRQQVEEEFKALGY, encoded by the exons ATGTCCAACGGTGTCGTTGCCAATGGCGCTTCTGCCGACCAGACTCACACTGCGTCGCAGCGCTACCTGAGCACCCGTGGTGAAGACAGCGGC TTCTCCTTTGAAGAGGTCGTCCTCAAGGGCCTTGCCTCCGACGGTGGTCTTTACATTCCCGAAGCCATTCCCTCCGCCGAGAACTGGGAATCCTGGAAGGATCTTTCCTTTACCGACCTCGccttcaacatcatctccctTTTCGTCTCCCCCTCCGAAATCCCCTCGGAGGACCTCAAGGAAATTATCAACAGGAGTTACGCAACCTTCCGTGCCGACGAAGTCACACCACTGGTGAACCTCCAAGGTGAGGTTCATCTTCTCGAGCTTTTCCACGGCCCAACCTTTGCTTTCAAGGATGTGGCCCTCCAGTTCCTCGGAAACCTCTTCGAATATTTCTTGGTGCGCAGAAACGAGGGAAAGACCGGCCGTGACAGATACCACTTGACCGTGGTGGGTGCCACGAGCGGTGATACTGGCTCGGCTGCCATTTACGGTCTCAGGGGCAAGAAGGACGTCTCGGTTTTCATGCTCCACCCCAAGGGGCGCGTGAGCCCCGTCCAGGAGCAGCAGATGACCACGGTGCTGGACGCCAATGTTCATAATCTGGCTGTCACTGGCAACTTTGACAACTGCCAG GACATCGTCAAAGCTCTTTTTGCCGACCCTGAGATCAACTCGACCCACAAGCTCGGCGCCGTCAACAGCATCAACTGGGCTCGTATTCTCGCCCAAACTGTCTACTACTTCCACGCCTatttctccctcctccgccagcaaCCCTCTACCTTCAAGCTCGGCGACAAGGTCCGCTTCGCTGTTCCTTCCGGAAACTTTGGCGACATTCTCGCTGGTTACTTCGCCCTTCGTATGGGTCTCCCCGTCGACAAGCTCGTTATTGCCACCAACGAGAACGATATTCTCGACCGCTTTTTCAAGACTGGTCGTTACGAGAAGAAGCCCACCTACGGCTCCAAGGCTGAAGGCGGTCTTGAGCAGGACGGTGTCAAGGCCCACGAGGATGGCGTGAAGGAAACTCTTTCTCCCGCCATGGATATCCTGGTGTCTTCCAACTTTGAGCGCCTGCTATGGTTCTTGGCGTATCAGTTTGCCTCCAGCGCTGGGATGGACGATGAGTGGAACAAGAAGCAGGCTGGTCAGGAAGTCTCTTCTTGGCTGTCTGACCTCAAGAACAAGGGTGGTTTCGGGCCGGTATACAAGGACGTTCTTGAAGCTGCGCGCAAGAACTTTGAGAGTGAAAGGGTCAGCGACCAGGAGACActcgacaccatcaaggCCCTCTACAAGGAAGTTGGCTATGTTCTTGACCCCCACACGGCAGTCGGCGTGGAGGCTGCGAGAAGGACACAAAAGCGCGCTCTTGCGGAAGAAGGTGCCGCAAAGCACATCATCtctctctcaacagcccATCCGGCCAAGTTTGCCAGCGCGGTTGAGCTGGCGCTCAAGGAGGAGCCAGAGTTTAACTTCCAGGAGAATGTCCTCCCACCCGAGTTCGTTGGgctggacaagaaggagaagagagtcAGTGATGTGGCGAACGATTGGAAGGCTGTACGAGATGTCGTCAGGCAAcaagtggaggaggagttcaAGGCCCTAGGTTACTAA
- the PPS1 gene encoding tyrosine/serine/threonine protein phosphatase pps1 (EggNog:ENOG503NWVR; COG:V), whose protein sequence is MMATIALSRPIAPHRNSSSIGSLTSTITLDTSQCPAPVPNKHIPVCPPGPVPQQEPTTPPPSPGKEADALHQSLLFPPTDYVRLDSGRSCLYKIDAAGVAAALDYLARQPLPDPSQVFPWLHGLHPNNQIQLAFFIARKRSLRKTPGCLRGITIVKADGDLNVSRLKGAIAPHEFLQLGNATAEFLEADPREGFSVRNFQIQAAKAAMTSDIIVYGDDELSVRKLGFDIAGAQQRWREKQEAHRNPIPHYNTFVCVSPFGEFEELYPEIVAVNSSGQLTGQVLDFFHQERREMYEMTRASEISHNVWLGPTPDQGSDEELCYDVLIECNDLGRLNPGALQTIAEGINEPDQHLSEATQTFLEFPSSGSILAPTWSHAEADGILDTCKWIWHLAHGTLPSAFSASSKFDHEDSDGDIDMLTSAPSTPNKPRRILIHCADGYTESTMLGLAYYSFATFLPIPEAWLALHTTQQRNFFAYPSDVALLTAIAPRLLQESPLFTLQNRTLSDITSLIRNEPKWFAGFDGSFPSRILDYMYLGNLGHANNPDLLKSLGIGQILSVGELAMWRDGELEQWGEENTCVVQGVQDNGIDPLTDEFERCLEFIERGRRNGTATLVHCRVGVSRSATICIAEVMRSLRMSFPRAYCFVRARRLNVIIQPHLRFGYELLKWEEQNQGEGFKRELEWPELAREIALMNRPYAR, encoded by the exons ATGATGGCGACAATTGCCCTTTCTCGGCCGATTGCACCCCATCGCAACTCATCCAGCATAGGCTCTTTGACATCGACCATCACGCTCGATACTTCACAATGCCCGGCCCCCGTGCCGAACAAGCACATCCCCGTGTGTCCCCCCGGTCCCGTCCCGCAACAGGAGcccacaaccccaccaccgtcccccgGTAAGGAAGCCGACGCGCTCCACCAGTCCCTCTTATTCCCACCCACAGATTATGTGCGGCTCGACTCGGGTCGTTCATGCCTCTACAAGATCGATGCTGCGGGAGTGGCAGCGGCTCTGGATTATCTGGCTCGTCAACCGCTGCCCGACCCCTCACAGGTCTTCCCTTGGTTACACGGGCTTCATCCCAACAATCAGATCCAGCTTGCTTTCTTCATCGCCCGCAAGCGTTCTCTGAGGAAGACGCCTGGTTGTCTGCGTggcatcaccatcgtcaaAGCCGATGGCGATCTCAACGTCTCCCGTCTCAAGGGGGCTATCGCGCCTCACGAGTTTCTTCAGCTCGGAAATGCCACGGCCGAGTTTCTTGAGGCAGATCCCCGGGAGGGCTTCTCTGTACGCAACTTTCAGATTCAAGCTGCCAAGGCAGCCATGACCTCTGATATCATCGTCtatggcgatgatgagctCTCTGTTCGCAAGTTAGGATTCGATATAGCCGGTGCACAGCAACGATGGCGTGAGAAACAAGAAGCCCATCGGAATCCTATTCCCCATTACAACACATTTGTCTGTGTCAGCCCGTTTGGCGAGTTTGAGGAACTATATCCCGAGATTGTGGCCGTCAACTCGTCCGGCCAGCTCACGGGTCAAGTTCTCGACTTCTTCCATCAAGAACGGAGGGAGATGTATGAGATGACCCGTGCGTCTGAGATATCACACAACGTCTGGCTGGGCCCAACCCCAGATCAGGGGTCTGACGAGGAGCTCTGTTATGACGTTTTGATCGAGTGCAACGATCTGGGTCGTCTCAACCCCGGAGCCTTGCAAACCATCGCCGAGGGTATCAATGAACCGGACCAGCACCTTTCGGAAGCCACCCAGACCTTCCTGGAGTTTCCATCTTCGGGCAGTATACTAGCTCCCACCTGGTCGCACGCCGAAGCAGACGGCATCCTCGATACGTGCAAATGGATCTGGCATCTTGCCCACGGCACCCTCCCTTCTGCCTTCTCAGCCAGTTCCAAGTTCGATCATGAAGATTCCGATGGTGATATCGACATGCTCACCTCTGCCCCATCCACACCCAACAAGCCCAGGAGAATCCTGATTCACTGCGCAGACGGGTACACCGAGTCAACCATGCTCGGGCTCGCGTATTATTCCTTTGCCAccttccttcccatcccGGAAGCCTGGCTAGCCCTTCACACAACCCAGCAGCGCAACTTCTTCGCCTACCCCTCTGACGTagccctcctcaccgccatCGCCCCCCGCCTGTTGCAGGAATCCCCCCTATTTACCCTCCAGAACCGTACCTTGAGTGATATCACGAGTCTCATTCGCAACGAACCAAAGTGGTTCGCTGGGTTCGACGGCTCCTTTCCCTCCAGGATCCTAGATTACATGTACCTAGGAAACCTCGGCCATGCCAACAACCCGGACTTGCTCAAGTCCCTCGGCATCGGTCAGATCCTCTCAGTTGGTGAGCTGGCCATGTGGCGTGACGGTGAGCTCGAGCaatggggggaggagaacaCGTGTGTGGTTCAAGGGGTGCAAGACAACGGAATAGACCCCCTAACAGACGAGTTTGAACGGTGTCTAGAGTTTATTG AACGAGGACGCCGAAACGGCACCGCCACGCTCGTCCACTGCCGCGTGGGCGTCTCCCGCTCGGCAACAATCTGCATCGCGGAGGTTATGAGATCCCTCCGGATGAGCTTCCCCCGGGCGTACTGCTTCGTCAGGGCGAGGAGGCTCAACGTCATCATCCAGCCTCACCTGCGGTTCGGTTACGAGCTGCTCAAGTGGGAGGAGCAGAACCAAGGGGAGGGCTTCAAGAGGGAGCTGGAGTGGCCCGAGCTTGCGAGAGAGATTGCCTTGATGAATCGACCTTATGCTCGGTAA
- a CDS encoding hypothetical protein (EggNog:ENOG503NUVX; COG:U), with translation MASSGPTGFLGRSSSSNANMRGLVQFIADLRNARARELEEKRINKELANIRQKFKDGNLSGYHKKKYVCKLLYIYILGWNVDFGHLEAVNLISATKYSEKQIGYLAMTLFLHEQHELLHLVVNSIRKDLMDHNELFNCLALHAIANVGGREMGEALSGEVHRLLISPTSKSFVKKKAALTLLRLYRKNPGIVQPQWAERIIHLMDDPDFGVALSVTSLVMALAQDDLEQYKGAYAKAAARLKRILIDGEYASDYLYYKVPCPWLQIKLLRLLQYFPPSEDSHVREMIRQSLQRILDLALETNKNVQQNNAQNAVLFEAINLIIHLDTEHALMKQISQRLGRFIQSRETNVRYLGLEAMTHLAARSDTTLGPIKQHQEVILGSLKDRDISVRRKGLDLLYSMCDHTNARPIVGELLHYLQNADFAIREEMVLKIAILTEKYATDVQWYVDISLRLIAMAGDHVSDEVWQRVIQIITNNEELQVYAAQNILQYCKQDHCHETLVKIGAYILGEFGHLIAEEKGCSPIEQFIALQSKLPACAPGTRGMILSCFVKYVNLFPEIKPQLVNVFNVYSHTLDPELQQRACEYLTLASMPTDDLLRTVCDEMPPFPERESALLSRLHRKHANTSDKRTWIVGGKDANSDAAELTLAKNGSLRRTFTNAGTKPNGGAAGDLLGLDMNNIGPAEAKSIPNLASAAHLSPNWEKGFNRLLLKPDGVLYEDGQLQVGVRSEYRGQMACLILYFTNKTPALVGSFTTTLDLDTSEKTNLTWDVKGLPDTTIARGAQAQQVIMFEAKKVFEKSPTIRISYLAGALQALTLKLPVTLHKFMDPAELTAEDFFKRWKQIGGAPREAQQVFGLTTAAKDQQRELTDDFIRDVIKGFRWGVLNNVDPNTKNFVGASVVHTSEGGKIGCLLRLEPNYGTQMIRLTIRATDDSVPPVILKLMEGRLAQGLSTVQERHGPPQTVSDISDSFRNIMVR, from the exons ATGGCGTCTTCAGGCCCCACGGGCTTTCTGGGCCgatccagcagcagcaatgccAATATGCGAGGACTAGTGCAGTTCATTGCCGACTTGCGCAATGCGCGTGCTCGAGAAttggaagagaagagaatcAACAAGGAACTGGCCAATATCAGGCAAAAGTTCAAAG ATGGTAATCTGAGCGGGTATCACAAAAAGAAATATGTTTGCAAGCTTCTGTACATCTACATTCTGGGCTGGAACGTCGATTTTGGACACCTCGAGGCAGTCAATCTCATCTCGGCAACAAAGTACTCGGAGAAGCAGATTGGGTATTTGGCAATGACCTTGTTCTTGCACGAGCAGCACGAGCTATTACACCTGGTGGTGAACAGTATTCGGAAAGATCTGATGGACCACAACGAACTGTTCAACTGCCTTGCACTGCACGCCATTGCAAACGTGGGTGGTCGGGAGATGGGCGAGGCCCTTAGCGGAGAGGTACACAGGTTACTGATCTCACC CACCTCGAAATCTTTTGTCAAAAAGAAGGCGGCGCTTACCCTGCTCCGCTTGTACCGAAAAAATCCTGGCATCGTCCAGCCTCAATGGGCAGAGAGGATAATACATCTTATGGATGACCCGGATTTTGGCGTGGCATTATCCGTTACCTCATTGGTCATGGCTTTGGCCCAGGACGACCTCGAGCAGTACAAGGGCGCATATGCCAAGGCCGCCGCCCGCCTGAAACGGATCCTTATCGACGGGGAGTACGCCTCAGACTATCTGTACTACAAGGTGCCTTGTCCCTGGCTCCAGATCAAGCTCTTGCGACTCCTGCAGTATTTCCCACCTTCCGAGGACAGTCACGTTCGGGAGATGATCCGGCAGTCCCTTCAAAGGATATTGGACCTCGCCTTGGAAACGAACAAAAATGTACAGCAAAACAATGCGCAAAATGCTGTTCTCTTCGAagccatcaacctcatcatccacctcgATACTGAACACGCTCTCATGAAGCAGATATCTCAGAGACTGGGGCGATTTATCCAGTCGAGGGAGACAAATGTTCGGTATCTAGGTCTTGAGGCTATGACGCACTTGGCCGCTCGATCTGATACCACACTTGGTCCCATCAAGCAACACCAGGAGGTGATTTTGGGATCGCTCAAGGACAGAGACATCAGCGTTCGACGAAAGGGCCTTGATCTCCTGTATAGCATGTGCGATCACACAAATGCACGACCAATCGTGGGCGAGCTTCTTCACTACCTTCAAAACGCCGATTTTGCAATTCGAGAAGAGATGGTGCTGAAAATCGCCATTCTGACGGAAAAGTATGCCACCGATGTCCAGTGGTATGTAGACATCTCCCTGCGTCTCATCGCCATGGCAGGAGATCATGTCAGTGATGAGGTATGGCAGCGTGTCATCCAAATTATCACCAACAACGAGGAGCTGCAAGTATACGCTGCCCAAAACATTCTTCAATACTGCAAACAAGATCACTGTCACGAGACATTGGTCAAGATTGGGGCCTACATCCTCGGAGAGTTTGGTCATTTGATTGCTGAAGAGAAGGGCTGCAGTCCGATCGAGCAGTTTATTGCATTGCAGAGCAAGCTCCCCGCCTGCGCACCAGGGACTCGTGGCATGATTCTGTCGTGTTTTGTAAAATACGTGAATCTGTTCCCCGAGATCAAGCCACAGCTCGTCAACGTCTTCAACGTCTACAGCCACACGCTTGACCCTGAACTGCAGCAAAGAGCTTGCGAATATTTGACACTGGCAAGTATGCCGACCGACGATCTTCTCCGCACTGTTTGTGATGAGATGCCACCGTTCCCAGAACGCGAGTCGGCTTTGCTTTCCAGGCTACACCGGAAGCATGCGAACACAAGCGATAAGAGGACGTGGATCGTGGGAGGAAAGGACGCCAACTCGGACGCCGCTGAGCTCACGCTGGCCAAGAATGGAAGTCTTAGAAGGACGTTCACCAACGCCGGTACCAAGCCAAACGGGGGTGCGGCCGGCGATCTCTTAGGTCTTGACATGAACAATATTGGCCCGGCAGAGGCAAAGTCAATACCCAATCTCGCCAGTGCCGCTCATTTGTCACCCAACTGGGAGAAGGGCTTCAACCGGCTTCTTCTCAAGCCAGATGGCGTTCTTTACGAGGATGGCCAGCTCCAGGTTGGCGTGCGGTCCGAGTACCGCGGTCAGATGGCTTGCCTGATTTTGTACTTTACAAACAAGACTCCGGCTCTTGTTGGATCGTTCACCACGACGCTTGATTTGGACACGTCAGAAAAGACCAATCTGACATGGGACGTCAAGGGCCTTCCCGACACGACGATTGCACGGGGTGCTCAGGCCCAGCAGGTCATTATGTTTGAAGCCAAGAAGGTTTTCGAAAAGAGCCCAACAATCCGGATCAGCTACCTGGCCGGTGCGTTGCAGGCTCTTACCCTCAAGCTTCCTGTCACTCTCCACAAGTTCATGGATCCTGCCGAACTGACTGCTGAGGATTTCTTCAAGAGGTGGAAGCAAATCGGCGGGGCCCCTCGTGAGGCACAACAGGTGTTTGGGTTGACAACTGCTGCCAAGGACCAGCAAAGGGAACTTACCGACGACTTCATTCGAGATGTCATCAAGGGTTTCAGGTGGGGGGTGCTGAACAATGTCGACCCCAATACCAAGAATTTTGTGGGTGCCAGCGTTGTGCACACGAGCGAGGGTGGGAAGATTGGCTGCCTGCTCAGACTGGAGCCCAACTACGGAACACAG ATGATTCGCCTTACGATCAGGGCTACTGATGACAGCGTACCGCCTGTGATCCTGAAGCTTATGGAGGGCAGGCTTGCGCAGGGCCTGTCAACGGTGCAGGAGAGACACGGGCCACCGCAAACCGTGAGCGACATCTCAGATTCATTTAGGAATATAATGGTTCGTTGA
- the ATG18 gene encoding autophagy protein (EggNog:ENOG503NVSY; COG:U), whose product MSGGALNFVTFNQDHSCLAVGTSKGFRIYHTDPFSKIFNSDDGNVSIIEMLFSTSLVALVLSPRHLVIQNTKRASVICELTFPNAILAVRLNRKRLAVVLEEEIYLYDISNMTLLQTINTSPNPNAICALSPSSERCYIAYPLPKQREDTGERRPSHAPPLSSYVPTTSGEVLIYDTVKQVSINLIEAHRSPLCCIALNNDGTLLATASEKSTIIRVFAIPSGQRLYQFRRGTTPSTIYSMSFNLSSTILCVSSVSNTVHIYKLTNNSQEGAEATSPRRNRFARSASINSADYVPNSDDDSRRSSGAEEYGSTASQPSSEGSKALRNSGMFGNMIRRSSQIVGRGVVGAVGAYLPAAVSEMFEPERDFASIKIPKPTSTVLQGAPAGGGGPIRSVVAMSSSSPQVMVVTSDGIFYVYNIDMEKGGEGYLVKQFSVVEADDKLDASYNA is encoded by the exons ATGTCGGGCGGCGCCCTGAACTTCGTCACGTTCAACCAGGACCACAGCTGTCTGGCTGTCGGCACCTCCAAGGGCTTCCGCATCTACCATACAGACCCCTTTTCCAAGATCTTCAACAGCGATGACGGGAATGTCTCCATAATCGAGATGCTCTTCTCGACCTCGCTCGTTGCCCTGGTTCTTTCACCCCGCCATCTGGTGATCCAGAACACTAAGCGGGCCTCAGTCATTTGCGAACTCACCTTCCCCAACGCCATCCTTGCCGTGCGGCTAAATCGAAAACGGCTGGCCGTGgtgttggaagaggagaTCTATCTTTACGACATTTCTAACATGACACTTTTGCAAACAATAAACACCTCGCCGAATCCAAACGCTATTTGCGCCCTGTCTCCCTCGTCCGAGAGATGCTACATAGCCTATCCGCTTCCCAAACAGCGAGAGGACACAGGCGAGAGACGGCCATCGCATGCCCCCCCCCTGTCCAGTTATGTTCCGACTACCAGCGGTGAGGTACTCATATATGATACGGTGAAGCAGGTCTCTATCAATCTAATCGAGGCTCACCGGTCGCCGCTGTGCTGCATCGCTCTGAATAACGACGGCACTCTCCTTGCGACGGCGTCAGAAAAGAGCACCATTATCCGCGTGTTTGCGATTCCCAGTGGTCAGAGGCTGTATCAGTTCCGGAGGGGTACCACTCCTTCGACCATATACAGCATGTCTTTCAACCTCAGCTCAACCATCCTCTGTGTTTCGTCCGTCTCCAACACTGTCCACATCTACAAATTGACCAACAATTCTCAAGAAGGCGCCGAAGCAACATCACCTAGGCGTAACCGCTTTGCCCGGTCTGCCAGTATTAACAGTGCCGACTATGTTCCcaacagcgacgacgacTCTCGGCGAAGCAGTGGGGCGGAAGAGTATGGCAGTACCGCGAGCCAGCCCAGTAGCGAAGGAAGCAAAGCTCTGCGGAACAGCGGCATGTTTGGCAATATGATCAGGCGGTCATCTCAAATTGTCGGGCGTGGCGTGGTCGGAGCAGTGGGGGCTTATCTACCAGCCGCCGTGTCTGAGATGTTCGAACCCGAGCGTGATTTCGCAAGCATCAAGATTCCTAAACCAACCAGCACGGTACTGCAAGGAGCACCGGCTGGCGGGGGCGGACCCATCCGCAGTGTTGTGGCCATGAGTAGCAGTTCGCCTCAGGTCATGGTAGTGACAAGCGATGGTATCTTCTATGTGTACAACATTGACATggaaaagggaggggaggggtacTTGGTGAAGCAGTTCTC TGTCGTTGAGGCGGATGATAAGCTGGACGCCTCATATAACGCATAG